Proteins from a single region of Pseudomonas sp. BSw22131:
- a CDS encoding DOPA 4,5-dioxygenase family protein — translation MSVVEGYHAHVYFDAQTIEQARALCETVAARFDVKMGRVHERPVGPHPDWSCQLAFDHSKFADVMLWLAMNRNGLVVFTHPDTGDDLADHTEHAIWMGGMRELNVGMFRR, via the coding sequence ATGTCAGTTGTAGAGGGATACCACGCTCACGTTTATTTCGACGCGCAAACCATCGAGCAAGCTCGGGCGTTGTGCGAAACCGTTGCGGCCAGGTTTGACGTGAAGATGGGCCGTGTACACGAGCGCCCGGTCGGACCGCATCCAGACTGGAGTTGCCAGCTGGCGTTTGATCATTCGAAATTTGCCGACGTCATGTTATGGCTGGCGATGAACCGAAACGGACTGGTGGTGTTCACGCACCCCGACACAGGAGACGACTTGGCGGATCACACCGAACACGCGATCTGGATGGGCGGGATGCGTGAGCTGAATGTAGGTATGTTCAGGCGTTAG
- a CDS encoding anti-virulence regulator CigR family protein: protein MKVSNRLIAGLGIVMISATTLVNAAGPDQRDDHDNRGPANHQDQGRGSDRGNGQPGGNGPGNNQPQNNQPHPGQPGNDQRADNRGGGRPPANFDDVRRQVYEHREVIGRGQPLPPNVRIVRGHPLPRGYGKRLNSRSLQYLPRYDGYEWRRLGPDVVLIAIGSGIVYEILEGVLN from the coding sequence ATGAAAGTGTCAAATCGTTTGATTGCGGGGCTGGGCATCGTGATGATCAGTGCAACTACGCTGGTAAATGCGGCCGGGCCTGATCAGCGTGACGATCACGATAATCGCGGGCCAGCTAACCACCAGGACCAAGGGCGGGGCAGTGATCGGGGCAACGGTCAGCCCGGCGGTAATGGACCAGGCAACAACCAGCCGCAGAATAACCAGCCGCACCCAGGCCAGCCTGGAAATGACCAGCGTGCAGACAACCGTGGCGGCGGTCGCCCGCCTGCAAATTTCGACGACGTGCGACGCCAGGTGTATGAACACCGCGAGGTAATCGGCCGAGGTCAGCCGCTACCGCCCAACGTGCGTATCGTGCGCGGTCATCCGCTGCCACGCGGCTACGGCAAGCGTCTGAACAGCCGGTCGTTGCAATACCTGCCGCGCTACGACGGCTATGAGTGGCGTCGTCTTGGCCCTGACGTTGTGCTGATCGCCATCGGCAGCGGGATCGTCTACGAAATCCTGGAAGGCGTTTTGAACTGA